One part of the Methylobacterium mesophilicum SR1.6/6 genome encodes these proteins:
- the dksA gene encoding RNA polymerase-binding protein DksA: MAKVTLEDGYVPSDDEPFMNDRQREYFRRKLLSWKNDILREAQDTLVALQSENENHPDLADRASSETDRAIELRARDRQRKLTGKIDAALARLEDGSYGFCEETGEPISLRRLDARPIATLSLEAQERHERRERVYRDD, encoded by the coding sequence ATGGCGAAGGTGACGCTGGAGGACGGCTACGTCCCGTCCGACGACGAGCCCTTCATGAATGACCGGCAGCGCGAATATTTCCGCCGCAAGCTGCTGAGCTGGAAGAACGACATCCTGCGCGAGGCGCAGGACACTCTCGTGGCGCTCCAGAGCGAGAACGAGAACCATCCCGACCTTGCCGATCGCGCCTCGTCCGAGACGGACCGGGCGATCGAGCTGCGCGCACGGGACCGCCAGCGCAAGCTGACCGGCAAGATCGATGCGGCGCTCGCCCGGCTGGAGGACGGCTCCTACGGGTTCTGCGAGGAGACCGGCGAGCCGATCTCACTCCGTCGCCTCGACGCGCGGCCGATCGCCACCCTCTCGCTGGAGGCGCAGGAGCGGCATGAGCGGCGCGAGCGCGTGTATCGCGACGATTGA
- a CDS encoding MBOAT family O-acyltransferase, with protein MLFNSFVFLLAFLPAALILHGLVARAAPAWRLPLLVVLSFVFYGWWDVRFVPLLAGSILVNWFVAQAYRRRPGRWLIPAAIAANLALLGVFKYLDFFADLANLIPGLEAPRLGLALPLGISFFTFHHIMYLADLRAGRAPAFGLVKYALYIAFFPQVLAGPLVRWSEIMHQFDEQPYARPDAAERFARGLMLLTVGLAKKVFLGDPLADYVNPVFQAAAAGKAVTVVEAWQATLGFTFQIYFDFSGYTDMALGIALLFGLVLPQNFDVPYRATSLRDFWRRWHMTLSRFLRDYLYIPMGGSRRGLPRQVGALAATMTLGGLWHGAGLTFLAWGALHGLGLGAGVLARRARIAIPAPLGWALTSLFVVLTWVLFRATSFEAALVMFKGLFGLAPKGSGFKWRTIAVAALVATVGPTAWTAVHRLPPRRLLAFGFALLFVLVLLKIGDDANYEFIYFQF; from the coding sequence ATGCTGTTCAACTCCTTCGTCTTCCTTCTCGCCTTCCTGCCCGCCGCCCTGATCCTGCACGGGCTGGTGGCGCGCGCCGCGCCGGCGTGGCGGCTGCCGCTCCTCGTCGTCCTGTCCTTCGTGTTCTACGGCTGGTGGGACGTGCGCTTCGTGCCGCTGCTCGCCGGCTCGATCCTAGTCAACTGGTTCGTCGCGCAGGCCTATCGCCGCCGGCCCGGCCGCTGGCTAATCCCGGCCGCCATAGCCGCCAACCTCGCGCTGCTCGGGGTGTTCAAGTACCTCGACTTCTTCGCCGACCTCGCCAACCTCATCCCCGGCCTGGAGGCGCCGCGGCTCGGGCTGGCGCTCCCGCTCGGCATCTCGTTCTTCACCTTCCACCACATCATGTACCTGGCCGACCTGCGGGCCGGCCGGGCGCCGGCCTTCGGGCTCGTGAAATACGCCCTCTACATCGCCTTCTTCCCTCAGGTTCTCGCCGGCCCGCTCGTGCGCTGGAGCGAGATCATGCATCAGTTCGACGAGCAGCCCTACGCGCGGCCCGACGCCGCCGAGCGCTTCGCCCGCGGGCTGATGCTGCTCACGGTGGGACTGGCCAAGAAGGTCTTCCTCGGCGATCCGCTCGCGGACTACGTGAACCCGGTCTTCCAGGCGGCGGCCGCCGGCAAGGCCGTGACGGTGGTCGAGGCGTGGCAGGCCACGCTGGGCTTCACCTTCCAGATCTATTTCGACTTCTCCGGCTACACCGACATGGCGCTCGGCATCGCGCTGCTGTTCGGCCTCGTCCTGCCGCAGAACTTCGACGTGCCCTACCGCGCCACGTCCCTGCGCGACTTCTGGCGACGCTGGCACATGACGCTCTCGCGCTTCCTGCGCGACTATCTCTACATCCCCATGGGCGGGAGCCGGCGCGGGTTGCCGCGGCAGGTCGGGGCGCTGGCCGCCACCATGACGCTGGGTGGTCTCTGGCACGGGGCCGGCCTGACCTTCCTGGCCTGGGGGGCGCTTCACGGACTCGGCCTCGGTGCGGGCGTGCTGGCGCGCCGCGCCCGGATCGCGATTCCCGCGCCGCTGGGCTGGGCGCTCACCAGCCTGTTCGTCGTGCTGACCTGGGTGCTGTTCCGGGCCACCAGCTTCGAGGCGGCGCTCGTGATGTTCAAGGGCCTGTTCGGCCTCGCGCCCAAGGGCTCGGGCTTCAAGTGGCGTACCATCGCGGTCGCCGCCCTCGTCGCCACGGTCGGACCCACCGCCTGGACGGCGGTGCACCGCCTGCCGCCGCGGCGGCTCCTCGCCTTCGGCTTCGCGCTCCTGTTCGTCCTCGTCCTGCTGAAGATCGGCGACGATGCGAACTACGAGTTCATCTATTTCCAGTTCTAA
- a CDS encoding type II toxin-antitoxin system Phd/YefM family antitoxin — protein MTVTTLSSRAFQQNASHAQKAAETGPVFITRRGEPVQVLLSIEAYRQLANQRCNLVEALSAPGLSEIPLEVPRVDSFPSPTDLS, from the coding sequence ATGACAGTGACGACCCTGTCGAGCCGTGCGTTCCAACAGAACGCCAGTCACGCCCAGAAGGCGGCTGAGACAGGGCCGGTCTTCATCACGCGCCGCGGGGAGCCGGTTCAGGTCCTCTTGAGCATCGAGGCGTACCGCCAGCTCGCGAACCAGCGGTGCAACTTGGTCGAGGCCCTGTCGGCGCCCGGTCTCTCCGAGATCCCTCTCGAGGTTCCAAGGGTGGACAGCTTTCCATCGCCCACGGACCTCTCGTGA
- a CDS encoding type II toxin-antitoxin system VapC family toxin produces the protein MSFLLDTNVVSELRKSGDGRADANVTRWLSAEDAGRFYLSAITVMELELGIRLVERRDAAQGARLRAWLDGQVLPVFAGRILPIDTAVALRCAGLHVPDPRPERDALLAATALVHAMTVVTRNTADFVPTGVRIVNPWTWPTSSPA, from the coding sequence GTGAGCTTCCTGCTTGACACGAACGTCGTGTCTGAGCTGCGTAAGTCTGGCGACGGTCGAGCGGACGCCAACGTGACGCGCTGGCTGTCGGCTGAGGATGCGGGCCGCTTCTACTTATCGGCCATCACTGTGATGGAACTGGAGCTCGGTATCCGGCTGGTAGAGCGGCGCGACGCGGCGCAGGGCGCCCGTCTGCGCGCCTGGCTGGACGGGCAGGTTCTACCCGTATTCGCCGGACGGATTTTGCCGATCGACACGGCGGTCGCCCTGCGTTGCGCAGGCCTGCACGTCCCGGACCCACGGCCCGAGCGGGATGCCCTGCTCGCGGCGACCGCACTCGTCCACGCGATGACGGTGGTTACCCGCAATACCGCCGATTTTGTCCCGACCGGTGTGAGGATCGTCAATCCCTGGACATGGCCGACTTCTTCGCCGGCATGA
- a CDS encoding Hsp70 family protein — protein MAACGLDFGTSNTTLGVAGPDGPILLPLEGAHRTIPSAIFFELGREPVIGRAATAAYVEGRSGRLMRGLKSVLGTPLMDEATPVGRQRLRLRDIIARYLAAVKDRAEAACGRSLDSVVHGRPVHFIDGDPEADRRAEDTLRDIARDVGFRAVSFQYEPIAAALDYERQVRSEQIALVADIGGGTSDFSIVRLSPERKGQPDRAGDILANDGVRIGGTDFDRQLSLGTVMPLLGLGSPMRRGDLAVPNAYYHDLATWSAINRLYNPKTLREIDEVIRDCARPDLVGRLHAAIEGERGHALAGAVEGAKIAASEAGATALDLGFVERGLAAQVDRASLSDQTGGLARAVAARIDRCLAQAELAPERIDALFLTGGSTGLPHLRAALTAALPAARVVEGDTFGSVGLGLTIEAARRGA, from the coding sequence ATGGCGGCCTGCGGCCTCGATTTCGGCACGTCGAATACGACCCTCGGCGTTGCCGGCCCGGACGGGCCGATCCTGCTGCCCCTGGAAGGCGCGCATCGGACGATCCCCAGCGCGATCTTCTTCGAGCTCGGCCGGGAGCCGGTGATCGGGCGCGCCGCGACAGCCGCCTATGTCGAGGGGCGGTCGGGCCGGCTGATGCGCGGTCTGAAATCCGTGCTGGGTACGCCTCTGATGGACGAGGCCACCCCGGTCGGCCGTCAGCGCCTGCGCCTGCGCGACATCATCGCCCGCTACCTCGCGGCCGTGAAGGACAGGGCCGAGGCGGCCTGCGGCCGCAGCCTCGACAGCGTGGTCCACGGTCGCCCGGTCCACTTCATCGACGGCGACCCGGAGGCCGATCGCCGCGCCGAGGACACGCTCCGCGACATCGCCCGCGACGTCGGCTTCCGGGCGGTCTCGTTCCAGTACGAGCCGATCGCCGCGGCCCTCGACTACGAGCGGCAGGTCCGGTCGGAGCAGATCGCCTTGGTCGCCGATATCGGCGGCGGCACGTCGGATTTCTCGATCGTGCGGCTGTCGCCCGAGCGGAAAGGGCAGCCGGACCGGGCCGGCGACATCCTGGCCAACGACGGCGTGCGCATCGGCGGCACCGACTTCGACCGGCAGCTCAGCCTCGGCACGGTGATGCCGCTCCTGGGGCTCGGCAGTCCGATGCGCCGGGGCGACCTCGCCGTCCCGAACGCCTACTATCACGACCTCGCCACGTGGTCGGCGATCAACCGCCTCTACAACCCGAAGACCCTGCGCGAGATCGACGAGGTGATCCGCGACTGCGCCCGGCCGGATCTCGTCGGCCGGCTGCACGCGGCGATCGAGGGCGAGCGCGGCCACGCCCTGGCCGGAGCGGTTGAGGGCGCCAAGATCGCGGCCTCGGAGGCCGGCGCGACGGCGCTGGATCTCGGCTTCGTGGAGCGCGGGCTGGCGGCGCAGGTCGATCGCGCGTCGCTCTCGGACCAGACCGGCGGCCTCGCCCGTGCGGTGGCGGCCCGGATCGACCGCTGCCTCGCCCAGGCGGAACTAGCGCCGGAGCGGATCGACGCCCTGTTCCTCACCGGAGGCTCCACCGGCCTGCCGCACCTGCGCGCCGCGCTGACCGCGGCGCTGCCCGCCGCGCGGGTCGTGGAAGGCGACACGTTCGGTTCGGTGGGGCTCGGCCTGACCATCGAGGCGGCCCGGCGCGGGGCGTGA
- a CDS encoding ATP-binding protein: MRSDIDLGLTGERPALLDLTELLATRLLVQGNSGSGKSHLLRRLLEQSAGLVQQAIIDPEGDFASLADRYGHVVVEADGDDVALQRIAARVRTHRVSVVLSLENLDADGQMRAAAAFLGGLFDADRDHWYPMLVAVDEAQLFAPAAAGEVSDEARRLSLGAMTNLMCRGRKRGLAGIIATQRLAKLAKNVAAEASNFLMGRTFLDIDMARAADLLGLERRQAETFRDLPRGHFVALGPALTRRPLTIAVGPTATVSRSSSPVLVPLPETTEDARALILTASPAEIVAPLAPRPKPRPTPAPDVLVQLANYRPPASAEEAEEEPMDPEAREAALAEVLASVLADADAAACTPATLYQDFTVRCRIRRLRGDTMGLPEFKRRLAVARAEAGGAVADNSGWERAQGIAAGLPDDLAGLFLVVARAAIEGAPCPTDAMLADAYGTSSGGRARRMLAYLEERGAIVSRKDLRGAPIIAVPDLGVETGPGEPQMLPVGPKRRVV; encoded by the coding sequence ATGCGTTCCGACATCGATCTCGGCCTGACCGGCGAGCGCCCCGCGCTCCTCGACCTCACCGAACTGCTGGCCACGCGCCTCCTGGTCCAGGGCAATTCGGGCTCCGGCAAGTCGCACCTGCTGCGGCGGCTGCTGGAGCAGAGCGCCGGCCTCGTGCAGCAGGCGATCATCGACCCCGAGGGTGACTTCGCCAGCCTCGCGGACCGCTACGGCCACGTGGTGGTGGAGGCGGACGGCGACGACGTCGCCCTACAGCGCATCGCCGCCCGGGTCCGCACCCACCGGGTGTCGGTGGTGCTGTCCCTGGAGAACCTCGACGCCGACGGGCAGATGCGCGCCGCCGCCGCCTTCCTGGGCGGGCTGTTCGACGCCGACCGCGACCATTGGTACCCGATGCTGGTGGCGGTCGACGAAGCGCAGCTCTTCGCCCCGGCAGCCGCCGGCGAGGTCTCGGACGAAGCGCGCCGCCTGTCGCTCGGCGCCATGACAAACCTGATGTGCCGCGGGCGCAAGCGCGGGCTCGCCGGCATCATCGCCACGCAGCGGCTCGCCAAGCTCGCCAAGAACGTCGCGGCCGAGGCCTCGAACTTCCTGATGGGCCGGACCTTCCTCGACATCGACATGGCCCGCGCCGCCGATCTTCTCGGCCTGGAGCGCCGCCAGGCCGAGACGTTTCGCGATCTGCCGCGCGGACATTTCGTGGCGCTCGGACCGGCCCTGACACGACGCCCGCTCACCATCGCGGTCGGGCCGACCGCGACCGTCAGCCGGAGTTCCTCGCCGGTGCTGGTTCCGCTGCCCGAGACCACCGAGGACGCCCGTGCACTGATCCTCACGGCGAGCCCTGCGGAGATCGTCGCGCCACTGGCGCCGCGTCCGAAGCCGCGCCCGACACCGGCGCCCGATGTGCTGGTGCAGTTGGCGAACTACCGGCCGCCGGCCTCCGCCGAGGAGGCGGAGGAGGAGCCGATGGATCCGGAGGCCCGCGAGGCGGCGCTCGCCGAAGTGCTCGCCTCGGTGCTGGCCGACGCCGACGCGGCCGCCTGCACCCCGGCGACCCTCTATCAGGATTTCACCGTCCGCTGCCGCATCCGGCGCCTGCGTGGCGACACGATGGGCCTGCCGGAATTCAAGCGTCGGCTCGCGGTCGCGCGCGCGGAGGCCGGCGGGGCGGTCGCCGACAATTCGGGCTGGGAACGGGCGCAAGGCATCGCGGCAGGCCTGCCGGACGATCTCGCCGGGCTGTTCCTGGTCGTGGCCCGGGCGGCGATCGAAGGAGCCCCCTGCCCCACCGACGCGATGCTGGCCGACGCCTACGGCACCAGCTCGGGTGGGCGGGCGCGGCGGATGCTGGCCTATCTGGAGGAGCGCGGGGCCATCGTCAGCCGGAAGGACCTGCGCGGCGCACCGATCATCGCGGTGCCGGATCTCGGCGTCGAGACCGGACCGGGCGAGCCGCAGATGCTGCCCGTCGGGCCGAAGCGGCGGGTGGTGTAG
- a CDS encoding flagellar assembly protein FliX: MRVETRQPIQNAGGVAATRRTEGGASFSLGAAPASASSAGAPAAAATLAGLDAVLLLQAESETPQERRRRSAKRGQDLLDGLDRLKAAMLGGRVATHELRTIAGRLAERSGASGDPRLDGLMAEIELRAAVELAKLEMARKA; this comes from the coding sequence ATGCGCGTCGAGACTCGCCAGCCGATTCAGAACGCGGGTGGCGTCGCGGCCACGCGGCGGACCGAGGGCGGCGCCAGCTTCAGCCTCGGTGCAGCTCCGGCTTCCGCTTCGAGCGCCGGTGCCCCCGCGGCCGCCGCGACGCTCGCGGGCCTCGACGCTGTCCTGCTGCTGCAGGCCGAGAGCGAGACGCCACAGGAGCGCCGCCGCCGCTCGGCCAAGCGCGGCCAGGATCTCTTGGACGGACTCGATCGGTTGAAGGCCGCGATGCTCGGTGGCCGGGTCGCGACCCACGAGCTCCGCACCATCGCGGGCCGGCTGGCGGAGCGGTCCGGCGCTTCGGGGGATCCGCGGCTCGACGGGCTCATGGCCGAGATCGAGCTTCGGGCGGCGGTCGAGCTGGCCAAGCTGGAGATGGCGCGCAAGGCCTGA
- a CDS encoding flagellar basal body P-ring protein FlgI — protein sequence MRPSPAFPVLQSLLGALAGALLLVALSGPACALSRVKDLASIEGVRQNQLVGYGIVVGLNGTGDTLNNIPFTKQSLQAMLERLGVNTRGATMRTQNLAAVMVTANLPPFAAQGTRMDVTVSSLGDAKSLQGGTLLVTPLLGADGEVYALAQGSVAIAGFSAEGDAAKITRGVPTNGRISNGANIEREIAFKLNDARSLRLSLRNPDFTTSKRIAAAINDFMGADTAEPTDPATVTIQIPARYNGNMIRLITEVEQLKVEPDQTARVVVDERSGIIVMGRDVRVSTVAIAQGNLTVTITEQPQVSQPAPLSNGRTVVVPRTGLKVDTGDGNKLALVKEGVSLRELVDGLNALGVGPRDLISILQAIKTAGALQADIELM from the coding sequence ATGCGCCCGAGTCCCGCGTTTCCCGTCCTCCAGTCCCTGCTCGGCGCCCTCGCCGGCGCGCTGCTGCTCGTTGCGCTGTCCGGCCCGGCCTGCGCCCTGTCGCGGGTGAAGGATCTCGCCTCCATCGAGGGCGTGCGCCAGAACCAGCTCGTGGGCTACGGCATCGTGGTCGGCCTCAACGGCACCGGCGACACGCTGAACAACATCCCGTTCACCAAGCAGTCGCTTCAGGCGATGCTGGAGCGGCTCGGGGTCAACACGCGCGGCGCCACCATGCGCACGCAGAACCTCGCCGCCGTGATGGTCACGGCCAACCTGCCCCCCTTCGCCGCCCAAGGCACCCGGATGGACGTGACGGTCTCGTCGCTGGGCGATGCCAAGTCGCTCCAGGGCGGCACGCTTCTGGTGACGCCGCTGCTCGGCGCGGACGGCGAAGTCTACGCCCTGGCGCAGGGTTCGGTGGCCATCGCGGGCTTCTCGGCGGAAGGCGACGCCGCCAAGATCACCCGCGGCGTGCCGACCAACGGCCGGATCTCCAACGGCGCCAACATCGAGCGCGAGATCGCCTTCAAGCTGAACGACGCGCGCTCGCTGCGCCTGTCCCTGCGCAACCCAGACTTCACCACCTCGAAGCGGATCGCCGCGGCGATCAACGACTTCATGGGCGCCGACACCGCCGAGCCCACCGACCCGGCCACCGTCACGATTCAGATTCCGGCCCGCTACAACGGCAATATGATCCGCCTGATCACCGAGGTGGAGCAGCTGAAGGTCGAGCCGGACCAGACCGCCCGCGTGGTGGTCGACGAGCGCTCCGGCATCATCGTGATGGGCCGGGACGTGCGGGTCTCCACGGTGGCGATCGCGCAGGGCAACCTCACCGTCACCATCACCGAGCAACCGCAGGTGAGCCAGCCGGCGCCGCTGTCGAACGGCCGCACCGTGGTGGTGCCCCGCACCGGCCTGAAGGTCGATACCGGCGACGGCAACAAGCTGGCCCTGGTCAAGGAGGGCGTGAGCCTGCGCGAGCTGGTGGACGGACTCAACGCCCTGGGCGTCGGCCCGCGCGACCTGATCTCGATCCTGCAGGCGATCAAGACGGCGGGCGCACTCCAGGCCGACATCGAGCTGATGTGA
- a CDS encoding rod-binding protein, protein MLQLATIAANVANAGAAGIGTRADAETKARKTATEFESMFLESSLERLTQSEGTEGPLGENGMGGGVYRSMLTKEYAGQIVKSGGVGIADSVFREIMKMQGTPIDGATGAKG, encoded by the coding sequence ATGCTGCAACTCGCCACCATCGCGGCCAACGTCGCCAACGCGGGCGCCGCCGGCATCGGCACCAGGGCCGACGCCGAGACCAAGGCGCGCAAGACGGCGACTGAATTCGAGTCGATGTTCCTGGAGTCGAGCCTCGAACGGTTGACCCAGTCGGAGGGCACCGAGGGCCCGCTCGGCGAGAACGGGATGGGCGGCGGTGTCTACCGCTCGATGCTGACCAAGGAATATGCGGGACAGATCGTGAAGAGCGGAGGCGTCGGCATCGCCGACTCGGTGTTCCGTGAGATCATGAAGATGCAGGGGACCCCGATCGATGGAGCGACCGGTGCAAAGGGCTGA
- a CDS encoding porin, translating to MPLPAAALAGAVLFLATPVLALDLRTMPVTPGPVPCPTKGPGFVRMPGMDGCIRISGRVAAGMDARAGHGVAAAPTVAGRVAIDSRADTDLGEVRTYVRIGSGRR from the coding sequence ATGCCGCTACCGGCTGCGGCGCTCGCCGGCGCGGTGCTGTTTCTCGCGACCCCGGTCCTGGCTCTCGATCTGCGGACGATGCCGGTGACGCCCGGGCCGGTGCCATGTCCGACCAAGGGACCGGGCTTCGTCCGCATGCCAGGCATGGACGGGTGCATCCGAATCTCCGGCCGCGTCGCCGCCGGGATGGACGCGCGTGCCGGCCACGGCGTCGCGGCGGCGCCGACCGTGGCCGGCCGCGTCGCCATCGACAGCCGCGCCGACACGGATCTCGGTGAGGTGCGGACCTACGTGCGCATCGGTAGCGGTCGCCGCTGA
- a CDS encoding flagellin, protein MTTITPFAAGSYLTNRTASQLSTLKNQLNDLSNQISSGLVSQTYGGLGSGRSTALGAQATLSALTGYASGITAGQTRTNLAVTSLTQVVTLATSASATLNNGLQSVAASSVAGRSTALGNLQSAFDALNQSAAGNYLFGGSDTTTQPVADTDAILNGVTNSDGSQKAGLTQMIAEQVGADQGPGKNGWLSVAQSSTPPTQVSITEPSDDNVRANFGFSLAGKPTSTTSAIQATYTAGTSTSAGSLQLNVAAQPAVGDSITVTLKMHDGTSTTMTLTAVAAGTTPANSATTFALGANGDTTATAANLSAALTGAVGAAATGPLTATSAATAASHFFTGSVKGGPNGTGVMPQRVLFDTSTGTPGTPIGYRSATPQDTVLWYQGENTYTSGGTQTPALDTQSVQVSATSSIGTGARAIDPAVQNVLAGLATMAFGLPTSSSTSPNATYQAVIDAAGPLLASANGSTGVQDTVTQLSLASARLTNASTTNKAIQNTAQNTLDGIEQAPTEEVVAKLLDVQNRLQASYQVTATLSKLSLVNYIS, encoded by the coding sequence ATGACCACGATCACGCCCTTCGCGGCCGGCTCCTACCTGACGAACCGGACCGCCTCGCAGCTCTCGACGCTGAAGAACCAGCTCAACGACCTGTCGAACCAGATCTCGAGCGGCCTGGTCTCGCAGACCTACGGCGGCCTCGGATCCGGCCGGTCCACGGCGCTCGGGGCGCAGGCGACCCTGAGCGCGCTCACCGGCTACGCGTCGGGCATCACCGCCGGCCAGACCCGGACGAACCTCGCCGTCACCAGCCTGACCCAGGTCGTGACCTTGGCCACAAGCGCCAGCGCGACGCTGAACAACGGCCTCCAGAGCGTGGCGGCGAGTTCCGTCGCCGGCCGGTCGACCGCGCTCGGCAACCTCCAGTCGGCGTTCGACGCCCTCAACCAGTCGGCGGCCGGCAATTACCTGTTCGGCGGCAGCGACACCACAACCCAGCCGGTGGCCGACACGGACGCGATCCTGAACGGGGTCACGAACAGCGACGGCTCGCAGAAGGCGGGCCTGACGCAGATGATCGCCGAGCAGGTCGGCGCGGATCAGGGACCCGGCAAGAACGGCTGGCTGTCCGTGGCCCAGTCGAGCACGCCGCCGACGCAGGTCTCGATCACCGAGCCGAGCGACGACAACGTCCGCGCGAATTTCGGCTTCTCCCTCGCCGGCAAGCCGACCTCGACCACATCGGCGATCCAGGCGACCTACACGGCCGGCACGTCGACCTCCGCGGGCTCCCTGCAACTGAACGTCGCCGCGCAGCCCGCCGTCGGGGACAGCATCACCGTCACGCTGAAGATGCACGACGGCACCTCCACGACGATGACGCTCACGGCCGTCGCCGCTGGTACGACGCCGGCCAACTCCGCCACGACCTTCGCGCTCGGCGCCAACGGCGACACCACCGCCACGGCCGCCAACCTCAGCGCGGCGCTCACCGGCGCCGTCGGGGCGGCCGCCACCGGACCGCTGACGGCAACCTCGGCCGCGACGGCCGCGTCGCACTTCTTCACGGGCTCGGTGAAGGGCGGCCCGAACGGGACCGGCGTGATGCCCCAGCGCGTCCTGTTCGATACCAGCACGGGCACCCCGGGCACGCCGATCGGCTACCGGTCTGCGACACCCCAGGACACCGTGCTCTGGTACCAGGGCGAGAACACCTACACGTCGGGGGGGACGCAGACGCCCGCGCTCGACACGCAATCGGTCCAGGTCAGCGCGACATCCAGCATCGGTACCGGTGCCCGCGCCATCGATCCCGCGGTCCAGAACGTGCTCGCCGGCCTCGCCACGATGGCCTTCGGTCTGCCCACATCCAGCAGCACGAGCCCCAACGCCACATACCAGGCGGTGATCGATGCGGCCGGCCCGCTCCTCGCCTCCGCCAACGGCAGCACGGGCGTTCAGGACACGGTCACCCAGCTCTCCCTGGCCTCGGCGCGCCTGACGAATGCCAGCACGACCAACAAGGCCATTCAGAACACCGCGCAGAACACCCTCGACGGGATCGAGCAGGCGCCCACCGAGGAGGTCGTGGCCAAGCTGCTCGACGTTCAGAATCGACTCCAGGCGAGCTACCAAGTCACCGCCACGCTCTCGAAGCTGTCGCTGGTCAACTACATCAGCTGA
- a CDS encoding flagellar hook protein FlgE, translated as MDLFTALQTSVSGLQAQSYAISNISGNIANSQTTGYKRVDTSFVDMMSETTPKREVAGSVLAQSQLTNTIAGNVVASSVPTNMSISGTGFFTVVQKTGDANGAATFSGTNAYTRRGDFAPTAEGYLMNGAGGYLTGNNLDPLTGQVTSSGPIVIGNPTLPAQPTTTITYSANLPATPTTSASTTPPNSIAGPSITAYTASGAPVAINTRWTQVSTSATGATWKLSYDSGTTGNPTWTDVPTQFTFDATGKLTAPAATGTPPSTTVDLSGDTFSGYTFTNLKLDISGGLTQYADSSGAVTTSALSQDGATSGTLTSVAVGTDGKINGTFSNGAVKALATVGIAQFANPDGLKADSKGNYLQTADSGPPLAGLDGSTITGASNEQSNTDIATEFSKMIVTQQAYSANTRVMSTAQTMMSDLLNVIR; from the coding sequence ATGGATCTCTTCACCGCTCTCCAGACCTCGGTCTCCGGACTTCAGGCGCAGTCCTACGCCATCAGCAACATCTCCGGGAACATCGCGAACTCGCAGACGACCGGCTACAAGCGGGTCGACACCAGTTTCGTCGACATGATGTCCGAGACCACGCCCAAGCGCGAGGTCGCCGGCTCGGTGCTGGCCCAGTCGCAACTGACCAATACGATCGCCGGCAACGTCGTCGCGTCGAGCGTGCCGACCAACATGTCGATCAGCGGGACGGGTTTCTTCACGGTGGTGCAGAAGACCGGTGACGCGAATGGGGCGGCGACTTTCAGCGGCACCAACGCCTACACGCGCCGGGGCGACTTCGCCCCGACGGCGGAGGGCTACCTGATGAACGGAGCGGGCGGTTACCTGACCGGCAACAACCTCGACCCGCTCACCGGCCAGGTCACCAGTTCGGGGCCGATCGTCATCGGCAACCCGACGCTCCCCGCCCAGCCGACCACCACGATCACGTACTCTGCCAACCTTCCGGCGACGCCGACCACGAGCGCATCGACAACGCCGCCGAACAGCATCGCCGGGCCTTCGATCACGGCTTACACGGCGAGCGGAGCGCCAGTGGCGATTAACACGCGCTGGACGCAGGTTTCGACCAGCGCGACCGGTGCAACCTGGAAGCTGTCCTACGACAGCGGCACGACGGGCAACCCGACCTGGACGGACGTGCCGACGCAGTTCACGTTCGATGCGACCGGCAAGCTCACGGCCCCGGCGGCGACCGGCACGCCGCCCTCCACCACCGTGGATCTCAGCGGCGATACGTTCTCCGGCTACACCTTCACGAACCTGAAGTTGGACATCTCCGGCGGCCTGACCCAGTACGCCGATTCGAGCGGTGCGGTGACCACCAGCGCGCTGAGCCAGGACGGCGCCACGTCGGGCACGCTGACGAGCGTCGCGGTGGGTACGGACGGCAAGATCAACGGCACGTTCTCGAACGGAGCCGTGAAGGCGCTGGCCACGGTGGGGATCGCGCAGTTCGCCAACCCGGACGGACTGAAGGCGGATTCGAAAGGCAACTACCTGCAGACGGCCGACTCGGGTCCCCCACTGGCCGGCCTAGACGGAAGCACGATCACGGGTGCGAGCAACGAGCAGTCGAATACCGACATTGCCACCGAGTTCTCTAAGATGATCGTAACGCAGCAGGCCTACTCTGCGAACACGCGCGTCATGTCGACGGCCCAGACGATGATGTCGGACCTCCTGAACGTGATCCGCTGA